In one window of Nicotiana tabacum cultivar K326 chromosome 12, ASM71507v2, whole genome shotgun sequence DNA:
- the LOC107814345 gene encoding small ribosomal subunit protein eS21, with amino-acid sequence MQNDEGQNMDLYIPRKCSATNRLITSKDHASVQLNVGHLDEFGRYNNQFTTYALCGFIRAQGDADSALDRLWLKKKAEVGQQ; translated from the exons ATGCAGAACGACGAGGGACAAAACATGGACCTTTACATCCCTAGGAAGTG CTCTGCCACAAACAGGTTGATCACTTCTAAGGATCACGCTTCTGTCCAGCTCAACGTTGGGCATTTGGATGAGTTTGGCCGATACAATAACCAGTTCACTACTTATGCTCTCTGTGGATTTATTCGTGCCCAA GGAGACGCCGATAGTGCTCTTGATAGGCTCTGGCTGAAGAAGAAAGCTGAAGTTGGACAGCAATGA